A genomic region of bacterium contains the following coding sequences:
- a CDS encoding redoxin domain-containing protein — protein MLLAVSFVGPSSGQVHRIVAPAFTLTLLDGKTLRLADLKGSPVVLLFWAPW, from the coding sequence GTGCTTCTCGCTGTCAGCTTCGTCGGCCCGTCGTCCGGACAGGTCCACAGAATCGTGGCACCGGCGTTTACCCTGACCCTGCTCGACGGCAAGACCCTTAGGCTGGCCGACTTGAAGGGGTCGCCTGTCGTCCTGCTGTTCTGGGCGCCGTGGTGA